The following are encoded together in the Novipirellula galeiformis genome:
- a CDS encoding dienelactone hydrolase family protein, with the protein MSRTIANVVAILMVFTSHCQLRVAAESLSFSGRVHDAVERSLPRLEIASAETAQRRTCFTCHGQALPAVVFAAARKHGFHIDRDNLLRQLDHTEAHLKRSQQQYADGRGTGGQVDTAGWALWGLEAGERVANDITDPVVEYLLGKQRDSGDWRCSGNRPPSEKSHFATTYLALRAIENFGRSSHQPKSDEAKASAAKWFETAEPNDTEDRVFQLLSLPYIGLDENLDERTEKLTQDLIAQQRPDGGWAQLADLESDAYATATVLYALAEAGTAATEDSYQRGLEYLLRTQLDDGSWHVASRSKPFQTYFETGYPHGKDQFISTTAACWATLVLLNVLPEQPAAAIETLAGTKPLEWPESDLSGRLMTGAHKFVESRIAVANEKRHEFEIDDSQRTSLRSELQTVLGVVEKRLPPQLEQYGDQANPALVAEGDRFRVFQVRWPVFANVFGEGLWVQQKESAVGRCVVVPDADQSPEQLLGLTDGLGPKEQIARRLAASGFDLIIPTIISREKMQTDDERILRAEMTDREWIYRQAFHMGRHVIGYDLQRVFAAIDCFANQHEDNKQIGIVGYGEGGLIALHAAAIDDRIDSTLVSGYFDSSDAAWSEPIYRNVWQRSKRLGNAEVASLITPRGLLIEHSEFPTVTRHKGDIVTPPTDRVQSAFKRIRETASEQRPQLILGDNDRPATRWSDKAFTAFLDRFGAEETATEIDGLVDRRADAALRMAQRQKRCTDQAEQHVQSLVRQSEHIRDDFFLYKVHPEWKHRPWSTNKTHDVNADDVFVKATKELRERFTTEAMGRFDAPLMQPNARTRKVAETDKWTAYDVVLDVHESLFAWGTLLIPKDLEPGERRPVVVCQHGRNGIPRDTIDSGKNAYNDYAAKLAERGFITLAPHNLYRGEDKYRWLDRKANAIGCTLFSFIIPSHDQMLRWLDSLPFVDGDRIAFYGLSYGGESAVRIPTALPKYCLSICSGDFNQWTRKVASTDQPFSFMRSTEWEMPYWNLGHTFDYAEMTYLMYPRPFMVERGHHDGVGRDHWVAHEFAKVRWLYAQFGKSDRVGIEFFLGGHSIHGEGTFEFLHKHLNWPPPR; encoded by the coding sequence ATGTCTAGAACAATCGCCAATGTCGTGGCCATCCTTATGGTCTTTACCTCCCACTGCCAACTGAGAGTAGCCGCAGAATCGCTGAGTTTTTCGGGACGGGTTCATGATGCCGTTGAGCGATCGCTGCCGCGTCTGGAAATCGCGTCGGCCGAAACGGCGCAGCGCCGCACCTGCTTCACCTGCCACGGGCAAGCCTTGCCAGCTGTTGTTTTTGCCGCGGCCCGCAAGCATGGCTTTCACATCGACCGTGACAATCTGCTTCGCCAGCTTGATCACACCGAGGCGCACTTGAAACGATCTCAGCAGCAATATGCCGATGGTCGAGGCACCGGCGGACAAGTCGATACGGCCGGTTGGGCATTGTGGGGACTGGAAGCTGGCGAGCGAGTGGCAAACGACATCACCGATCCGGTCGTCGAGTACTTGTTGGGCAAGCAACGTGATAGCGGCGACTGGCGGTGCTCCGGCAATCGCCCGCCCTCGGAGAAAAGCCATTTCGCGACAACGTACTTGGCACTTCGCGCGATCGAAAACTTCGGCCGTTCGTCGCATCAGCCCAAGAGCGACGAGGCTAAAGCAAGTGCAGCGAAATGGTTTGAAACCGCGGAACCGAACGACACCGAAGATCGTGTTTTTCAGCTGCTGTCTCTACCCTACATTGGTCTTGACGAAAATCTTGACGAGCGAACCGAAAAACTGACTCAGGATTTGATTGCTCAGCAACGACCCGACGGCGGTTGGGCTCAACTCGCGGATTTGGAAAGCGACGCCTACGCAACCGCAACGGTTCTGTATGCGTTGGCGGAGGCGGGGACTGCGGCAACAGAAGACAGCTACCAACGCGGCTTAGAGTATTTGTTGCGAACGCAATTGGATGACGGGTCGTGGCATGTCGCTTCGCGTAGCAAGCCGTTCCAAACCTACTTCGAAACCGGTTATCCGCACGGCAAGGATCAGTTCATTTCGACGACGGCGGCATGTTGGGCGACATTGGTGTTGTTGAACGTGCTGCCTGAGCAGCCCGCCGCTGCCATTGAAACGCTTGCCGGCACCAAGCCGCTTGAGTGGCCTGAATCGGATCTATCGGGCCGCTTGATGACCGGAGCCCACAAATTCGTTGAGTCTCGGATCGCCGTTGCTAACGAAAAACGCCACGAATTCGAAATCGATGACAGTCAGCGAACATCGCTTCGATCGGAGCTTCAAACGGTACTCGGTGTTGTCGAAAAGCGTCTACCGCCGCAATTGGAACAATACGGCGACCAAGCAAACCCGGCACTCGTCGCCGAGGGTGATCGTTTCCGCGTATTTCAAGTTCGCTGGCCGGTCTTCGCGAACGTGTTCGGCGAAGGACTTTGGGTGCAGCAAAAGGAGTCCGCCGTCGGTCGGTGTGTTGTGGTTCCCGACGCCGATCAATCACCCGAGCAATTGTTGGGACTCACGGACGGACTCGGCCCCAAAGAACAGATCGCTAGGCGACTGGCCGCCAGTGGTTTCGATCTGATCATCCCGACAATCATCAGCCGCGAAAAAATGCAGACCGATGACGAGCGGATTTTGCGTGCCGAGATGACAGATCGCGAATGGATCTATCGACAAGCGTTCCACATGGGTCGGCACGTGATCGGTTACGACCTGCAGCGGGTGTTCGCAGCCATCGATTGCTTCGCCAATCAACACGAAGACAACAAGCAAATCGGGATTGTCGGCTACGGCGAAGGCGGATTGATCGCCTTGCACGCCGCCGCGATCGACGACCGAATCGACAGCACACTCGTAAGCGGCTATTTCGACAGCAGTGATGCCGCTTGGTCTGAGCCAATCTACCGCAATGTGTGGCAGCGTTCGAAGCGGCTTGGCAATGCCGAGGTCGCCTCCCTGATCACACCTCGTGGATTGCTGATTGAACACAGTGAGTTTCCGACGGTCACGCGGCACAAAGGCGACATCGTCACTCCACCGACCGATCGTGTGCAGTCCGCGTTCAAGAGGATCCGTGAAACGGCGAGCGAACAACGCCCCCAACTAATCCTTGGTGATAACGATCGTCCGGCGACTCGTTGGTCCGACAAGGCTTTCACAGCATTCCTTGATCGCTTTGGCGCGGAGGAAACCGCGACGGAAATCGACGGCCTCGTCGACCGACGCGCCGATGCCGCGTTGCGAATGGCACAGCGTCAGAAGCGATGCACCGATCAGGCCGAGCAGCACGTTCAGTCTCTCGTGCGTCAATCCGAGCACATCCGAGACGACTTCTTTTTGTACAAAGTGCACCCGGAATGGAAGCACCGACCTTGGAGCACAAACAAGACGCACGATGTCAATGCAGATGACGTTTTCGTGAAAGCTACAAAGGAGTTGCGTGAACGTTTTACAACCGAAGCAATGGGGCGTTTTGACGCGCCGCTCATGCAACCCAATGCGCGGACGCGAAAGGTTGCGGAAACCGACAAGTGGACTGCCTACGACGTGGTGTTAGATGTGCACGAGTCGTTGTTTGCCTGGGGAACATTGTTGATTCCGAAGGACTTAGAGCCAGGGGAACGACGACCGGTGGTTGTTTGCCAGCACGGTCGCAATGGCATCCCGCGTGATACGATCGACAGCGGCAAGAATGCCTACAACGACTACGCCGCTAAGTTAGCCGAGCGGGGCTTTATCACCCTTGCGCCCCATAACTTGTATCGTGGTGAAGACAAGTATCGTTGGCTCGATCGCAAAGCCAATGCGATCGGTTGCACGCTGTTCAGCTTCATCATTCCCTCACATGATCAAATGCTCCGCTGGCTGGACTCATTGCCGTTTGTCGATGGCGATCGGATCGCGTTCTACGGTCTGAGCTACGGCGGTGAATCCGCAGTCCGAATCCCCACGGCGCTACCGAAATATTGTCTGTCGATCTGTTCGGGCGACTTTAATCAATGGACACGCAAGGTTGCATCGACCGACCAGCCGTTTTCGTTCATGCGGTCCACCGAGTGGGAAATGCCTTACTGGAATCTCGGGCACACGTTCGACTATGCGGAGATGACCTATCTGATGTACCCAAGACCGTTCATGGTGGAACGCGGTCATCACGACGGCGTCGGCCGCGACCACTGGGTGGCCCATGAATTCGCCAAAGTCCGCTGGCTCTACGCGCAATTCGGAAAGTCCGATCGTGTCGGAATCGAATTCTTCCTGGGTGGGCACAGTATCCATGGCGAAGGCACCTTCGAATTTCTTCATAAGCACCTAAACTGGCCGCCGCCGCGGTAA
- a CDS encoding AI-2E family transporter, with amino-acid sequence MTCPPSTTSDVQGEVQVSDTSKWHRRIVLGIFLLLLVGGLGYAQVFLTPVILGFLLALVFSPVRRFLERCRVPTGLAAATIVLALLMGILLVTYMLAGPVVGWVKDAPSIGADLEARIREIRQTLGGDEDQPSVDEVVAQIENAALPSDEDVQEVVVQEQSYLGLVASTAPAIIVQIVMVMVLLFFLLASGDMFYEKIVHVMPTFHDKRKAIKIARDIERKLSRYLLTITLINASLGITIGLAMWMLGMPNPLLFAVVGFLFNYVPYLGAIAGSMIALIVGLLSFEGVMAGIAPAVVYYLLTAIEGQFVTPYFVGRNLKLNTVVVFIAVAFWAWLWSVVGMLVAVPLLVTVRTFSEHIPHLEPLGDFLSARGAEAEDVEEDEDHAGEVPNLSTSSPA; translated from the coding sequence ATGACTTGCCCCCCATCGACAACGTCGGATGTCCAAGGCGAAGTTCAAGTCAGCGACACGAGTAAATGGCACCGCCGCATCGTGTTAGGAATCTTTCTGCTACTGCTGGTTGGAGGACTTGGTTACGCTCAAGTTTTTCTGACCCCGGTCATCCTAGGATTTCTGCTCGCCCTCGTTTTCAGTCCCGTTCGTCGATTCCTGGAACGATGCCGGGTTCCCACGGGCCTAGCCGCTGCGACGATCGTGCTCGCTTTATTGATGGGAATTCTGCTGGTTACTTATATGTTGGCAGGTCCGGTGGTTGGCTGGGTGAAGGACGCGCCGAGTATCGGCGCCGATTTAGAAGCCCGGATCCGCGAGATCCGCCAAACGCTGGGCGGCGACGAAGATCAGCCTTCCGTTGACGAGGTCGTCGCACAGATCGAGAACGCGGCGTTGCCCTCCGACGAGGACGTGCAAGAGGTGGTTGTGCAAGAGCAAAGCTACTTGGGGCTGGTCGCGTCGACGGCCCCCGCCATAATCGTTCAGATCGTGATGGTCATGGTATTGCTATTTTTCTTGTTAGCGTCGGGGGACATGTTTTATGAAAAGATCGTCCATGTGATGCCGACGTTTCACGACAAGCGAAAAGCGATCAAAATTGCCCGAGACATCGAACGCAAGCTGTCTCGGTATTTGCTGACCATCACATTGATCAACGCATCGCTGGGAATCACAATCGGGCTGGCGATGTGGATGCTAGGGATGCCTAATCCACTTCTCTTCGCCGTCGTCGGATTTCTGTTTAACTACGTTCCCTACCTCGGTGCGATCGCAGGATCGATGATTGCACTGATTGTCGGCCTCCTCAGTTTCGAGGGGGTGATGGCCGGCATTGCTCCCGCGGTCGTCTACTATCTATTAACGGCAATCGAAGGCCAATTTGTGACACCGTACTTCGTGGGAAGGAACCTCAAGCTGAACACGGTCGTCGTCTTCATCGCCGTGGCATTTTGGGCATGGCTTTGGTCCGTTGTTGGAATGCTGGTTGCCGTTCCACTATTGGTAACAGTCCGTACGTTCAGCGAGCACATACCCCACTTGGAGCCGCTGGGGGACTTTCTGTCGGCTCGCGGCGCGGAAGCCGAGGACGTGGAGGAGGACGAAGATCACGCTGGGGAAGTCCCCAATCTTTCAACAAGCAGCCCAGCCTAA
- a CDS encoding potassium channel family protein, producing MKSFTTLYLHFMRNRASRRNLRVLAQFVLLLIGMILVYSVIFHYLMAWEGRRYTWITGIYWTLTVMSTLGFGDITFHTDPGRLFSMLVLMSGTLFMLILLPFTFIQFFYAPWIQAQEAARAPRQLPANSEGHVIVTNYGPVEAALIKKLTQFKYPYVILVAEVAEALRLHDLDLKVVVGELDDPETYRRLRTDKAALVATVGGDVINTNVAFTARGVSEQVPIVATAADVASVDVLELAGCTQVLELAEMMGRSLARRVIGRDAKSHVIGQFDKLLIAEASAARTPLVGRTLRDIRLRDHVNITVSGVWERGRYQNAGPDTLITETTVLVLAGTRDQLDEYDSLFCIYHASEVPVVILGFGRVGAATARALDQQSIEYRVVEKRSRQKHDDRLIVGDAADLEILTQAGIMETSAVVITTHDDALNVYLTLYCRRLRSDIQIISRATLERNIQTLHRAGADFVISEASMGANAIFNLLRRSDVLLLAEGLDVFKVHVPPSLAGKTLVEGAVRQRTGCSVIAIHGKDGLQVNPGPDVTLPADAEMFVIGTEESQQRFLDLYHDR from the coding sequence ATGAAATCTTTCACGACACTGTACCTACATTTTATGCGGAACCGTGCCAGCCGCCGCAACTTGCGGGTGCTGGCTCAGTTCGTGCTCTTGCTGATTGGGATGATCCTCGTTTACAGCGTGATCTTTCATTACCTAATGGCGTGGGAAGGGCGTCGCTACACTTGGATCACCGGCATCTATTGGACGCTGACGGTGATGTCCACGTTGGGGTTCGGCGACATTACGTTTCACACCGATCCGGGCCGGCTCTTCTCGATGCTTGTGTTGATGAGCGGAACGTTGTTCATGCTGATCCTGCTGCCCTTTACCTTCATCCAATTCTTCTATGCGCCATGGATTCAAGCTCAGGAGGCCGCGCGGGCACCTCGCCAACTGCCTGCGAATAGCGAGGGCCACGTGATCGTGACAAATTATGGCCCGGTCGAGGCCGCGTTGATCAAAAAGCTGACGCAGTTCAAATACCCGTACGTGATTCTTGTTGCGGAAGTTGCGGAGGCGTTGCGACTTCATGATCTGGACTTGAAAGTCGTCGTTGGGGAATTGGATGATCCGGAGACATATCGGCGGTTGCGCACCGACAAGGCGGCACTCGTGGCGACCGTCGGCGGTGACGTCATCAATACAAACGTGGCCTTCACGGCGCGCGGAGTTTCCGAACAGGTACCGATCGTCGCCACCGCCGCCGACGTTGCTTCGGTCGATGTTTTGGAGCTTGCCGGGTGCACTCAAGTGCTGGAGCTCGCTGAGATGATGGGCCGGTCGTTAGCCAGACGCGTGATCGGGCGAGATGCCAAATCACACGTCATCGGACAATTCGATAAACTGCTGATCGCCGAGGCCAGCGCGGCTAGAACGCCGTTGGTTGGCAGAACGCTGCGCGACATCCGCTTGCGCGATCACGTGAACATCACCGTGTCGGGGGTTTGGGAACGAGGACGTTATCAAAACGCGGGGCCCGATACACTGATCACGGAGACGACCGTTTTAGTGCTGGCGGGGACACGCGACCAACTCGATGAATACGATAGCCTGTTCTGTATCTATCACGCCAGCGAAGTGCCAGTCGTGATTCTCGGTTTCGGCCGTGTCGGGGCCGCCACCGCTCGAGCCCTGGATCAACAGTCAATTGAATATCGGGTTGTGGAGAAAAGGAGCAGACAAAAACATGACGACAGGCTGATCGTAGGCGATGCGGCCGACTTGGAAATCCTGACGCAAGCCGGAATTATGGAAACTTCGGCGGTCGTGATTACAACCCACGACGACGCGTTGAATGTTTACTTGACGCTATATTGCCGGCGGTTACGCTCGGACATTCAGATCATCAGTCGCGCGACGCTCGAACGCAACATTCAAACCTTGCATCGCGCCGGTGCCGATTTCGTGATCTCCGAAGCTTCGATGGGGGCCAACGCGATCTTTAATCTACTTCGCCGCAGCGACGTGTTGTTGTTAGCCGAAGGGTTGGACGTATTCAAAGTACACGTGCCACCGTCGCTTGCCGGTAAAACGCTCGTGGAAGGCGCTGTACGGCAACGAACCGGTTGTAGTGTGATCGCCATTCACGGCAAGGATGGACTGCAAGTCAATCCAGGTCCTGACGTCACGCTCCCGGCCGACGCCGAAATGTTTGTGATCGGTACCGAGGAATCGCAACAACGGTTCCTGGACCTGTATCATGATCGATAA
- a CDS encoding outer membrane protein assembly factor BamB family protein encodes MKPITVIICAPLLFLITANRCLSDDWGSWRGPTSNGISTETNVPTEWSKDKNVAWRVELPGPAGATPVVWDDQIFLTTVDGTSLLLMCFGADGKEQWRREIGKGNKEARGDEGNSASPSPITDGKHVWSFMGTGALACFTVSGEPVWQADLQQRYGKFDIAFGMSATPVLHDGRLFVQLIHGDGEPTTQEAIVVAIDAVSGEHVWKVERVTGAAKENEHSYASPMLYDFGDHTFLITHGADYTVAYALEDGSEIWRLGGLNPQGTSYHPTLRFVASPAAAEGIVVCPTAKNGPVFAVAPDRKGDLTDSDAILWVRDQHTPDVPSPLIHDDLVYLCRENGMLLVLDRKTGEEVYMERTHSHRHRASPVFANGHLYLTARDGKTTVVKAGRDFKIVAQNDMDETMSASPVISNGTIYLRTFDALWAIRND; translated from the coding sequence ATGAAGCCGATCACTGTAATCATTTGTGCACCGTTATTGTTCCTTATCACCGCGAACCGTTGTCTCTCCGACGACTGGGGATCGTGGCGAGGCCCGACGAGCAATGGCATTTCGACGGAAACGAATGTTCCCACCGAATGGTCAAAAGACAAAAACGTGGCGTGGCGAGTTGAATTGCCGGGACCAGCGGGTGCCACGCCGGTTGTCTGGGACGACCAAATCTTCCTGACAACGGTCGACGGCACGAGCCTGCTGCTGATGTGCTTTGGAGCCGACGGCAAAGAACAATGGCGAAGGGAAATCGGCAAAGGCAACAAAGAGGCACGCGGCGATGAGGGCAATTCGGCTTCACCGTCCCCCATCACTGACGGAAAACATGTATGGTCCTTCATGGGCACCGGAGCTCTGGCTTGCTTCACGGTTTCCGGAGAACCGGTGTGGCAGGCGGATCTGCAGCAGCGGTACGGAAAATTCGACATTGCGTTCGGGATGTCGGCGACCCCGGTTCTACATGACGGTCGCTTGTTTGTGCAGCTGATCCATGGCGACGGGGAACCGACGACACAGGAAGCCATCGTGGTGGCAATCGACGCGGTCTCAGGCGAGCACGTGTGGAAGGTGGAGCGGGTGACGGGAGCTGCGAAAGAAAATGAGCATTCCTACGCATCACCGATGCTCTACGATTTCGGCGACCACACGTTTCTGATCACTCATGGCGCGGATTACACCGTGGCGTATGCGCTTGAGGACGGATCGGAGATCTGGAGACTCGGCGGCCTGAATCCTCAAGGAACCAGCTATCACCCGACGCTGCGTTTCGTTGCATCCCCGGCTGCGGCGGAAGGCATCGTGGTGTGTCCGACCGCGAAAAACGGACCTGTTTTTGCCGTCGCTCCTGATAGAAAAGGGGATCTGACCGATAGCGATGCAATCCTGTGGGTCCGAGATCAACACACGCCGGACGTCCCCTCTCCGCTGATTCACGACGATCTGGTCTACCTTTGCCGCGAAAACGGAATGCTGCTTGTGCTGGATCGGAAGACCGGCGAAGAGGTCTACATGGAACGTACTCACAGCCACCGACATCGCGCTTCGCCGGTCTTTGCCAACGGTCATCTTTACCTGACCGCCCGCGACGGCAAGACCACCGTCGTGAAAGCCGGGAGAGATTTTAAGATTGTCGCACAGAACGATATGGACGAGACGATGTCAGCCTCGCCCGTGATCTCCAACGGTACGATCTATCTGCGAACATTTGATGCCTTGTGGGCGATCCGAAACGATTGA
- a CDS encoding alpha/beta hydrolase family protein: MKRMLMSLALLLFVQTVQAEEVKQLQNVPYGAHPRQVLDFYQAKSETPTPVVFYIHGGGWQGGDKKMNPQAFLNKGISVVAINYRYVKNAVEEKVEPPVKAPLHDAARALQFVRSKATEWNLDKKKIGATGGSAGACSSLWLALHDDMAKPDSEDPIARESTRLYCAAVNGAQVSLDPKELREWMPNYRYGAHAFGLGGFQALIDNRESVLPWIKEYSPIEHVSKDDPAIGLFYGGEVPVVGASPKDPTHSGIMGVKLAERLNEVNVDVVLVTPGVKDPKYRNTAEYLIDYLTK; encoded by the coding sequence ATGAAACGAATGCTCATGTCCTTGGCGCTGCTGTTGTTTGTGCAGACGGTGCAAGCCGAAGAAGTCAAGCAGTTGCAGAACGTGCCGTACGGCGCACACCCGCGCCAGGTTCTCGATTTCTATCAAGCCAAATCGGAAACACCGACCCCCGTCGTGTTTTACATCCACGGCGGCGGTTGGCAGGGTGGCGACAAAAAGATGAACCCTCAAGCCTTTCTCAACAAGGGGATTTCGGTTGTTGCGATCAACTACCGCTACGTGAAGAACGCTGTGGAAGAGAAAGTGGAACCGCCGGTGAAGGCTCCGCTGCATGATGCCGCGAGGGCGCTCCAATTCGTTCGCTCGAAAGCAACCGAATGGAACCTCGACAAGAAAAAGATCGGGGCGACGGGCGGGTCGGCTGGCGCGTGCTCCTCGCTTTGGCTGGCATTACACGATGACATGGCAAAGCCAGATAGTGAAGATCCGATCGCCCGCGAATCGACACGGCTATACTGTGCCGCGGTCAACGGAGCCCAAGTTTCGCTCGATCCAAAGGAGCTGCGTGAGTGGATGCCAAACTACCGCTACGGCGCCCATGCGTTCGGTCTCGGTGGATTCCAGGCCTTGATCGATAATCGGGAATCGGTCCTGCCATGGATCAAAGAGTATTCGCCGATCGAACATGTTTCCAAAGACGATCCTGCGATCGGTTTGTTTTATGGCGGCGAAGTGCCGGTGGTGGGGGCTTCACCCAAAGACCCAACGCACTCCGGGATTATGGGAGTGAAGCTGGCAGAACGACTCAACGAAGTGAATGTCGACGTCGTCCTGGTCACGCCGGGCGTTAAAGATCCCAAGTATCGGAACACGGCCGAGTACTTGATCGATTACTTGACCAAGTAA
- a CDS encoding cupin domain-containing protein: protein MNHHATVRKPGEGRRIGVVGDVYRFLATGKETDGKYATFEAIVPPGSGPPPHIHSREEESFLVLEGDVTFQLGDQRFVAGEGTFLNMPVGSLHCFKNESDKLARLLISVAPAGLEEMFMEIGQPLSDEAKSAPQPSQADINRLVEAAPRYGVEIKVTHE from the coding sequence ATGAATCATCATGCCACGGTGCGGAAGCCCGGCGAAGGACGGAGAATCGGGGTCGTCGGCGATGTGTACCGCTTCCTCGCTACCGGGAAAGAGACGGACGGAAAGTACGCCACGTTCGAGGCCATCGTACCGCCGGGTAGCGGTCCTCCACCGCATATTCACAGTCGCGAAGAGGAGTCGTTCCTTGTGCTTGAAGGCGACGTCACATTCCAACTCGGCGACCAGCGATTTGTGGCCGGTGAAGGCACGTTTTTGAACATGCCCGTGGGCAGCCTACACTGCTTTAAAAACGAGAGCGACAAACTGGCTCGCCTGTTAATCTCCGTTGCTCCAGCTGGGCTGGAGGAGATGTTCATGGAGATTGGGCAGCCACTTTCTGATGAAGCAAAGTCGGCACCGCAGCCGAGTCAGGCTGACATCAACAGGTTGGTGGAAGCTGCACCTCGCTACGGCGTCGAGATCAAAGTGACGCACGAGTAG
- a CDS encoding DUF2256 domain-containing protein, translating to MPEKNCGVCGRPFKWRKKWKKVWDEVKVCSDRCRRNRDGIAIHKSERS from the coding sequence ATGCCCGAAAAAAACTGCGGCGTCTGCGGACGCCCTTTCAAGTGGCGAAAGAAATGGAAGAAGGTATGGGACGAAGTAAAGGTTTGCAGCGATCGGTGTCGCCGGAACCGTGACGGCATCGCGATCCACAAGTCAGAGAGATCATGA
- a CDS encoding DUF6933 domain-containing protein, whose translation MILRISQKLNTKINAGKLTEMPLNENPYADWSCHLFTVDRTQYIILSNTLSLYSCVMYGRGITDECTFLTRAWGTIRDFTADDGKQFIYRKFVAPSKGTVRFAKALNRSVTGSMNDLIYAAKLSLEDGTSPSDLGYGLNETPLSALIGQEGQKYGHPKEVFSYLASSMGNE comes from the coding sequence ATGATCCTTCGAATCTCCCAGAAACTCAACACGAAGATCAACGCCGGCAAGTTGACCGAGATGCCGTTGAATGAAAATCCCTACGCCGATTGGTCGTGCCATCTTTTCACCGTAGACCGCACCCAATACATCATCCTCTCCAACACGCTATCGCTCTATTCGTGCGTCATGTATGGACGGGGAATCACGGATGAATGCACATTCCTCACCCGAGCTTGGGGTACGATTCGGGATTTCACCGCCGATGACGGCAAGCAATTTATTTATCGCAAGTTTGTCGCTCCATCGAAGGGAACGGTACGTTTTGCCAAAGCGTTGAATCGCTCCGTCACGGGGTCAATGAACGACCTTATCTACGCAGCGAAGTTGTCGCTCGAAGACGGCACGTCACCGAGTGATCTCGGGTATGGTTTGAACGAAACGCCGTTGTCGGCTTTGATAGGCCAAGAGGGTCAAAAGTATGGACATCCAAAAGAAGTCTTTTCGTATCTCGCCAGTTCGATGGGCAATGAGTGA
- a CDS encoding protein-tyrosine phosphatase family protein: MNIPSKFVPPVSPTPCTRTYWVLDNVFLAGAYPGHSDPMDHRQRIKSLFDAGMRTFINLQEENEANNSGLPFVRYDNELRRLADEQDEPIAHLRFPIPDGGTTSTDRMRCILDAIDLSLTSDRPVYVHCFGGMGRTGTTVCCWLRRHGLVSADNVLGLLTQLRQADVQRASWKAPENASQETFVLSWAD; this comes from the coding sequence TTGAATATCCCATCTAAATTTGTTCCTCCAGTCAGTCCCACGCCTTGCACCCGAACCTATTGGGTGCTCGACAATGTGTTTTTAGCAGGAGCCTACCCAGGCCACTCCGATCCGATGGATCATCGCCAGCGGATCAAGTCATTGTTTGATGCCGGAATGCGGACGTTTATCAATTTGCAGGAAGAAAACGAAGCCAACAACTCTGGCCTACCTTTCGTGCGTTACGACAACGAGCTGCGGAGACTTGCTGATGAACAGGATGAACCGATCGCTCACCTGCGATTCCCCATCCCGGACGGCGGAACGACCTCGACCGATCGAATGCGATGCATCCTTGACGCGATCGACTTGTCTCTCACATCCGATCGTCCCGTCTATGTTCATTGTTTCGGGGGCATGGGACGCACTGGTACCACGGTTTGTTGTTGGCTGCGCCGCCATGGGCTTGTATCGGCTGACAACGTTCTCGGGTTGCTGACCCAGTTGCGGCAAGCGGATGTGCAGCGTGCCAGTTGGAAAGCCCCGGAGAACGCGAGCCAGGAAACCTTTGTTCTTTCTTGGGCCGACTAA
- a CDS encoding TspO/MBR family protein yields the protein MTDDAPIPQRADSSPSKWTVWIMLAVFLAICLGAAGLGAIATTAEIDGWYKMIEKPSWNPPAYIFGPVWTTLYVMMAVAAWFVWKPTGLKAAKTPLTLFAVQLALNIAWSWVFFRFHQPGWAFVEIVVLWLSIVATTIAFFSRSKIAGWLMVPYVVWVSFASVLNFTIWNLN from the coding sequence ATGACCGATGATGCTCCGATTCCTCAGCGAGCGGATTCGTCGCCCAGCAAGTGGACGGTCTGGATCATGCTTGCCGTCTTTCTGGCGATCTGCCTCGGTGCAGCCGGTCTCGGGGCGATCGCGACCACGGCCGAAATCGATGGGTGGTACAAGATGATTGAGAAGCCGTCGTGGAATCCCCCGGCCTATATTTTCGGTCCCGTCTGGACGACGCTGTACGTGATGATGGCCGTCGCCGCGTGGTTCGTATGGAAGCCAACTGGATTGAAGGCCGCCAAGACGCCACTCACTTTATTTGCAGTGCAGCTTGCCCTGAATATAGCTTGGTCGTGGGTCTTCTTTCGCTTTCATCAACCGGGTTGGGCGTTCGTGGAGATCGTGGTTCTGTGGCTGTCAATCGTAGCAACCACAATCGCGTTCTTTAGTCGTTCGAAGATCGCAGGCTGGTTGATGGTCCCGTACGTGGTGTGGGTCAGTTTCGCCAGTGTGCTGAACTTCACAATTTGGAATCTAAATTGA